Proteins encoded within one genomic window of Nordella sp. HKS 07:
- a CDS encoding ABC transporter substrate-binding protein, whose protein sequence is MLITRRTTLLGLLSTTSLAFLPAPAGAETLAELEEAARKEGEIVSLGCPDDWANWGAQWKGIMAKYGVKHTDTDMSSAEELQKFEAEKANASADFGEIGIEFGPIAAKKGISQPYKPTNWEKIPAWAKDDEGHWMLGYTGTISFLVSKKVANPPKTWSDLASGDYKVAVGDVGKAAQSNALVLAAAIALGGGEDNLQPALDLFAKLAEQKRLLTIGANPGNMEKGEIEVGIVWDFNALNYRNLVGKEKFDVWIPAEGSVISGYTTTINAYSKRPNIAKMTREFIFSEEGQINFARGFARPILIDHITLPPDAAENVLPKEQYAKARPVNSALWMDAAKQLGRAWQDQVLSKM, encoded by the coding sequence CTCGGACTTCTCTCGACGACCAGCCTCGCTTTCCTCCCCGCGCCAGCCGGCGCCGAAACGCTCGCCGAACTGGAGGAGGCGGCGCGCAAGGAAGGCGAAATCGTCAGTCTCGGTTGCCCCGACGATTGGGCCAATTGGGGCGCCCAGTGGAAGGGCATCATGGCCAAATATGGTGTCAAGCATACCGATACCGATATGAGCAGCGCCGAGGAACTGCAGAAATTCGAAGCCGAGAAGGCCAATGCCTCGGCCGACTTCGGCGAGATCGGCATCGAGTTCGGGCCGATCGCGGCGAAGAAGGGCATCAGCCAGCCCTATAAGCCCACCAACTGGGAGAAGATCCCGGCCTGGGCCAAGGATGACGAAGGTCACTGGATGCTGGGTTACACCGGCACGATCTCCTTCCTCGTCTCCAAGAAGGTTGCGAACCCGCCCAAGACCTGGAGCGATCTCGCCTCGGGCGACTACAAGGTGGCGGTTGGCGATGTCGGCAAAGCGGCGCAATCCAATGCGCTGGTGCTGGCGGCGGCAATCGCGCTCGGCGGCGGCGAAGACAACCTGCAGCCGGCCCTCGATCTCTTCGCCAAACTCGCCGAGCAGAAGCGCCTTCTCACCATCGGTGCCAATCCCGGAAACATGGAGAAGGGCGAGATCGAGGTCGGTATCGTATGGGATTTCAACGCGCTTAACTACCGCAATCTTGTCGGCAAGGAAAAATTCGACGTATGGATCCCGGCGGAAGGCTCGGTGATCAGCGGCTATACGACGACAATCAACGCGTATAGCAAGCGGCCGAACATCGCCAAGATGACACGCGAATTTATCTTCTCGGAAGAGGGGCAGATCAATTTCGCCCGAGGATTCGCGCGGCCGATCCTCATCGATCACATCACGTTGCCTCCCGATGCGGCGGAAAATGTTCTGCCCAAGGAGCAATATGCGAAGGCGCGGCCCGTCAATTCCGCGCTGTGGATGGACGCAGCCAAACAGCTCGGGCGCGCCTGGCAGGACCAGGTGCTGTCGAAGATGTAG
- a CDS encoding ABC transporter permease, which produces MHERSAKDWMWVGLLVCLQLLPIVAIFLNSVAIDWAGTILPDGYTLAHVQNILKDPRFLQSIQNSLIVGFGSLLVTPFVVVPTILVAHCYFPTLDKYLAGLVILPYAVPGIVLALGLLRIYSGNYGIVLNGSPWILIFGYMPLAAPLYYVPIKNNLRALRVTELFEAGRLLGASDALILRRVVLPCVKRGLIIGLVMNFTLAISDFVYANLLVGGHFPTLQIFMGVLSGGSGRKLSVLITTYFVVIFVATAIVVWVTSRRDEA; this is translated from the coding sequence ATGCATGAGCGCAGCGCAAAGGACTGGATGTGGGTCGGACTCCTGGTTTGCCTGCAGCTTCTTCCCATCGTCGCCATCTTCCTCAATTCCGTCGCCATCGACTGGGCCGGCACGATCCTGCCTGACGGCTACACGCTGGCCCATGTCCAGAACATCCTCAAGGACCCGCGCTTCCTGCAATCGATTCAGAACTCGCTCATCGTCGGCTTCGGCTCGCTCCTCGTGACGCCATTCGTCGTGGTGCCGACGATCCTGGTGGCACATTGCTACTTCCCGACACTGGACAAGTATCTGGCGGGGCTGGTGATCCTGCCTTACGCGGTGCCGGGTATCGTGCTGGCGCTGGGTCTCCTGCGGATCTATTCCGGCAATTACGGAATCGTGCTCAACGGTTCGCCCTGGATCCTGATTTTCGGCTATATGCCGCTCGCTGCGCCGCTTTACTATGTGCCGATCAAGAACAACCTGCGGGCCTTGCGCGTGACCGAGCTCTTCGAGGCGGGTCGGCTGCTGGGTGCATCCGATGCCCTGATCCTGCGGCGGGTCGTCCTGCCTTGCGTGAAGCGGGGGCTCATAATCGGGCTCGTGATGAACTTCACGCTGGCGATCAGCGATTTCGTCTATGCCAATCTGCTGGTCGGTGGTCACTTCCCGACACTGCAAATATTCATGGGCGTCCTAAGTGGCGGCAGCGGCCGCAAATTGAGCGTGCTCATCACCACCTATTTCGTCGTCATCTTCGTGGCGACGGCCATCGTCGTGTGGGTGACATCGCGGAGAGACGAAGCATGA
- a CDS encoding ABC transporter ATP-binding protein — protein sequence MSYVEIRELTKKFDATTVFENINLDVDEGKICVLVGPSGCGKTTLLRAVAGLTHPDSGVIRLDQRDVTKVEAKNRGVGMVFQHYALFPNMTVEQNLAFGLEQKKLHRSEIRKKVDGVIELMGLGPRAKARPAALSGGQKQRVALARALVLEPKLLLLDEPLSALDAQIRKRLRDELKRLQHDVGFTAIFVTHDQEEALMLGDHVAIMQAGRFVQIGAPAEIYNHPANLAVANFIGDFNIFDPATVKHLFGVTAQTTSWAVRPEAIDISPTDHKASANGGIVETEVTVTAVQVLGAMVRHYTRAQDVTIKVDLLNKPGQRLFKIGEKARISIAKNAIAEMNE from the coding sequence ATGAGCTATGTCGAGATCCGGGAGCTCACCAAGAAATTCGACGCGACCACCGTGTTCGAGAATATCAATCTCGACGTCGATGAAGGCAAGATCTGTGTGCTGGTCGGCCCCTCGGGCTGCGGCAAGACCACGCTGCTGCGCGCCGTAGCCGGCCTCACCCATCCCGACAGCGGGGTGATCAGGCTCGACCAACGCGACGTGACGAAGGTCGAAGCCAAGAACCGCGGCGTGGGCATGGTGTTCCAGCATTATGCGCTCTTCCCGAATATGACGGTGGAGCAGAATCTTGCCTTTGGGCTCGAGCAGAAAAAGCTGCACAGGTCGGAAATCAGGAAAAAGGTCGACGGCGTGATCGAGCTGATGGGCCTCGGCCCGCGCGCCAAGGCAAGGCCTGCTGCGCTGTCTGGCGGACAGAAGCAGCGCGTGGCATTGGCTCGCGCTTTGGTGCTCGAGCCTAAGCTGCTCCTTCTGGACGAGCCGCTCTCGGCGCTCGATGCGCAGATTCGCAAGCGCTTGCGTGACGAGTTGAAGCGGCTGCAGCATGATGTGGGCTTCACGGCAATCTTCGTCACCCATGACCAGGAGGAAGCACTGATGCTGGGCGATCACGTGGCGATCATGCAGGCGGGGCGCTTTGTGCAGATCGGCGCACCGGCCGAGATCTACAATCACCCGGCCAATCTGGCGGTCGCCAACTTCATCGGCGACTTCAATATCTTCGATCCCGCGACAGTGAAGCACCTGTTCGGCGTCACCGCGCAGACCACGTCTTGGGCTGTGCGGCCGGAGGCGATCGACATTTCGCCGACCGATCACAAGGCTTCGGCCAATGGCGGGATAGTCGAGACGGAGGTCACGGTGACGGCGGTGCAGGTGCTGGGCGCCATGGTGCGGCACTATACCAGAGCGCAGGACGTCACGATCAAGGTCGATCTCCTGAACAAGC
- a CDS encoding ABC transporter permease subunit gives MIDISARTRILAWLATVPFLLVILMFEIAPLLAVAANSIQTETSFSLSNYREILTSKFYLGSFKVSFLISVATALIGLGIGLPAAVLLKRMPGRVQQLIVICSNIGANFTGFPLAFAFVIMLGVSGSFTLLLQRIGLLENFNIYSTSGLVIAYSYFQILFAILLVLPSLAAITVEIEEAAHLVGASRFAFWRRIGLPILAPSLLGSFLLLFANAMGTYATAWALVGGSANVVTIRIGELTAGDVFSDPYLADALAMLLVVSLILPIVVEQLFLKTKDRER, from the coding sequence ATGATCGACATATCGGCAAGGACGCGGATTCTGGCATGGCTTGCCACAGTGCCTTTCCTCCTTGTAATCCTCATGTTCGAGATCGCGCCTCTGCTCGCGGTCGCCGCCAACAGTATCCAGACCGAGACGAGCTTCTCGCTCTCCAACTATCGCGAGATTCTCACCAGCAAATTCTATCTGGGCTCCTTCAAGGTGAGTTTTCTCATTTCGGTCGCCACTGCACTGATTGGCCTCGGCATCGGCCTCCCCGCTGCGGTGCTCCTCAAGCGCATGCCCGGACGGGTACAGCAACTCATCGTCATCTGCTCTAATATTGGGGCCAATTTCACCGGCTTCCCGCTCGCCTTTGCCTTCGTCATCATGCTCGGGGTGAGCGGTTCCTTCACGCTCCTGCTGCAGCGGATCGGCCTCCTCGAGAACTTCAACATCTATTCGACCTCGGGTCTCGTCATCGCCTATTCCTATTTCCAGATCCTGTTCGCGATCCTTCTGGTGCTGCCGAGCCTCGCCGCCATCACCGTCGAGATCGAGGAGGCGGCCCATCTGGTGGGCGCCAGCCGCTTCGCCTTCTGGCGGCGCATCGGGCTCCCCATTCTGGCGCCAAGCCTCCTGGGCTCCTTCCTCCTTCTCTTCGCCAATGCGATGGGCACGTATGCCACCGCGTGGGCGCTGGTTGGCGGCAGCGCCAATGTTGTCACCATCCGCATCGGCGAGCTCACCGCGGGCGATGTGTTCTCCGATCCCTATCTCGCCGATGCGCTGGCGATGCTGCTGGTGGTGAGCCTCATCCTGCCGATCGTCGTGGAGCAGTTGTTCCTGAAGACCAAAGACAGGGAGCGGTGA